A single genomic interval of Ischnura elegans chromosome 3, ioIscEleg1.1, whole genome shotgun sequence harbors:
- the LOC124155276 gene encoding uncharacterized protein LOC124155276: protein MRKQKSFLDLSESQKYRRLKKIRLQFNSSGSTAGELDALPNHSTGVVDALPNHSTGDVDALPNHFDEIDVAHLHSPSEHTDILPSVTDLPSTPVVDNDQSPERDIARGTLEPQFHANESQLKNALAHWSIENNVAHSTVDKLLKILVSEGKLEGLPTTARALLCTPRSNNLKKTSCGEYLHYGLKKALGEQLQKVDSDCFSDVIEIDLNIDGLPLAKSSRSVFWAILGRIYCKKVQLSPFVIGVHHSYGKLTLTPQELLKELVEEFKMLQESGFQNDKKSFGIKIRAIICDTPARSFVTATKGHMGFNCCGKCIQKGYESNHRIILSDLNCQLRTDESFRCRADIGHHVGVSPFEEIAELGMVSQFPLDYMHLVCLGVMKKLLLLWRKGNAELKLPPRRRECLSRRLISVASWIGVEFARKTRNFDDVCRYKATEFRLFLLYVGPSLLHNYLPEKYLRHFLCLHVAISILCDEVNCIVYNEYARSLLMYFVKSFS from the coding sequence ATGAGGAAGCAGAAATCATTCCTTGATCTCTCGGAGAGTCAAAAATATAGAAGGCTTAAGAAAATACGACTACAATTCAACAGCTCTGGTAGTACTGCCGGTGAACTGGATGCATTGCCTAATCACTCTACTGGTGTTGTGGATGCATTGCCTAATCACTCTACTGGTGACGTGGATGCATTGCCTAATCACTTTGATGAAATAGACGTTGCTCATCTGCATTCACCTTCAGAACACACTGATATCTTACCTTCAGTCACAGACTTGCCCTCAACTCCAGTTGTTGATAATGATCAGTCACCTGAAAGGGATATTGCCCGTGGAACATTAGAACCACAGTTTCATGCCAATGAAAGTCAATTAAAGAACGCCCTTGCCCATTGGAGCATTGAAAACAATGTAGCTCATAGTACTGTGGACAAGCTGTTAAAAATATTGGTCTCAGAAGGTAAGCTGGAGGGTCTTCCTACCACTGCTAGAGCATTGTTATGCACACCAAGAAgcaacaacttaaaaaaaactagttgTGGCGAATATTTGCATTATGGCCTAAAAAAGGCATTGGGTGAACAATTGCAGAAAGTGGATAGTGATTGCTTCAGTGACGTTATTGAAATAGATTTAAACATTGATGGCCTCCCTTTAGCAAAAAGCAGTAGAAGTGTGTTTTGGGCTATTTTAGGACGGATATATTGTAAAAAAGTACAGCTATCCCCATTTGTAATAGGAGTACATCACAGCTATGGAAAATTAACTTTAACGCCACAAGAATTGCTTAAAGAATTGGTAGAAGAGTTCAAAATGTTGCAGGAAAGTGGATTTCAAAATGACAAAAAgtcatttggaataaaaataagagCTATCATTTGTGACACTCCTGCCCGCTCATTTGTTACAGCCACTAAGGGTCACATGGGTTTTAACTGTTGTGGAAAATGCATTCAGAAAGGGTATGAGAGCAACCATCGTATCATCCTCAGTGACTTGAACTGTCAGCTTAGAACTGATGAGTCATTCCGTTGCCGGGCAGACATTGGACATCATGTGGGTGTTTCCCCGTTTGAAGAAATTGCAGAGTTGGGAATGGTCAGCCAATTTCCCCTAGATTACATGCATTTAGTTTGTTTAGGTGTTATGAAGAAGCTGCTACTGCTTTGGAGAAAGGGGAATGCCGAGTTGAAACTACCACCTCGTAGAAGGGAGTGCCTTTCCAGGCGATTAATCTCAGTTGCCTCATGGATTGGTGTTGAATTTGCACGAAAAACCAGAAACTTTGATGATGTCTGCCGATACAAGGCAACAGAATTCCGGCTCTTTCTTCTTTATGTGGGACCCTCTCTTCTGCATAACTATCTGCCAGAGAAGTATTTAAGGCATTTTCTTTGTCTTCACGTAGCTATTTCAATTCTCTGTGATGAAGTAAACTGCATTGTGTACAATGAATATGCCAGAAGTTTGCTTATGTATTTTGTGAAGTCTTTTAGCTAG